The genomic stretch AACATGAAAGCAACTGGAATTGTTAGGAGAATAGATGATCTAGGCCGGGTTGTTATCCCGAAGGAAATCAGGCGGACGATGAGGATTCGTAACGGTGACCCTTTAGAAATATATGTTGATAGAAATGGAAAGGTGATCTTGAAAAAATACTCTCCCATTAGTGACCTGGGTGAGTTCGCGAAGGAGTATGCTATTTCACTTCATGACGCAACGGGGCACGTGGTTTGTATTTCTGACCGCGATGAAATTATTGCTGTTTCCGGAAGTCCCAAAAAGGATTTAATTA from Bacillota bacterium encodes the following:
- the spoVT gene encoding stage V sporulation protein T, with the translated sequence MKATGIVRRIDDLGRVVIPKEIRRTMRIRNGDPLEIYVDRNGKVILKKYSPISDLGEFAKEYAISLHDATGHVVCISDRDEIIAVSGSPKKDLIKKAIGSMLEDTIEERQSKSVEEEHYLTADEHGQFKTSIISPIVTNGDAIGAIIIASVEKVQMGNLEKKLAETAASFLAKQMEQ